The Oncorhynchus kisutch isolate 150728-3 linkage group LG20, Okis_V2, whole genome shotgun sequence genome has a segment encoding these proteins:
- the LOC109865789 gene encoding BUB3-interacting and GLEBS motif-containing protein ZNF207 isoform X2, translating into MGRKKKKQMKPWCWYCNRDFDDEKILIQHQKAKHFKCHICHKKLYTGPGLAIHCMQVHKETIDGVPNAIPGRVDIELEIYGMEGIPEKDMQERRRTLEQKQESQKKKQNQDDSDEDDDDDDAPGPSFVQQQMPVAQPQASYVPPMAQPSIPPGARAPGMPPGAYSGMPPMMPGHGVPPMMHGMPPGMHGMPPGMMHGMGGMMPPMMQGMPGMPPGMPPHMGHRPGIPHMAQAPTPAGMPRPAAATPAAVSKPLFPSAVQAQQSASGAVPHNAPSTSSDPPKATFPAYTQSSASSSNPPSNTVAKPPATVTSKPATLTTMSATSKLIHPDEDISLEERRAQLPRYQRNVPRQGQVHMSAPPVAAVGGMMPPQQGMPPQQPGMRHPMHGQYGGPPQGMPGYMQGGMPPYGQGPPMGYQGGPPMGMRPPVMSPAGRY; encoded by the exons ATGGGGcgaaagaagaagaagcagatgaAGCCATGGTGCTG GTATTGTAATCGAGATTTCGATGATGAAAAGATCCTCATCCAACATCAAAAGGCCAAACATTTTAAGTGCCATATATGTCACAAGAAGTTGTACACTGGTCCAGGGCTGGCAATTCACTGTATGCAG GTTCACAAAGAGACCATCGACGGGGTCCCCAACGCTATACCTGGAAGGGTAGACATAGAGTTGGAAATCTATGGCATGGAAGGAATTCCAGAGAAGGATATGCAGGAGAGGAGACGGACATTGGAACAAAAGCAGG AGAGCCAAAAGAAGAAGCAGAATCAGGACGACTCTGACGAGGATGACGACGACGATGATGCTCCAGGCCCTTCGTTCGTTCAGCAGCAGATGCCTGTTGCCCAGCCCCAGGCTAGCTATGTCCCTCCCATGGCCCAGCCCAGCATCCCCCCTGGGGCCAGGGCTCCAGGCATGCCACCAGGAGCTTACTCAG GAATGCCCCCTATGATGCCAGGTCACGGTGTCCCGCCCATGATGCATGGGATGCCCCCTGGTATGCACGGAATGCCACCAGG CATGATGCACGGGATGGGAGGGATGATGCCTCCAATGATGCAAGGGATGCCCGGTATGCCGCCAG GAATGCCACCTCACATGGGTCACCGTCCTGGTATTCCCCACATGGCCCAGGCCCCAACCCCGGCAGGGATGCCCAGGCCCGCCGCAGCAACCCCTGCTGCCGTCAGCAAGCCCCTGTTCCCCAGCGCAGTACAG GCCCAGCAGAGTGCCTCTGGAGCTGTGCCCCACAACGCGCCCTCCACCTCCTCTGACCCTCCCAAAGCAACATTCCCCGCCTACACCCAGTCCTCGGCCTCCTCCTCCAACCCCCCCAGTAACACTGTGGCCAAGCCCCCCGCCACAGTGACCAGTAAGCCAGCCACCCTCACCACCATGAGTGCAACCAGTAAGTTGATCCACCCTGATGAGGATATCTCACTG GAGGAGCGACGGGCTCAGTTGCCCCGGTACCAGCGTAACGTGCCCAGGCAGGGGCAGGTCCACATGTCTGCCCCTCCTGTGGCGGCCGTGGGCGGCATGATGCCCCCACAGCAGGGCATGCCCCCCCAGCAACCTGGCATGAGGCACCCCATGCACG GTCAGTATGGAGGTCCCCCCCAGGGCATGCCTGGCTACATGCAGGGCGGGATGCCTCCGTATGGGCAGGGCCCTCCGATGGGATACCAAGGAGGGCCTCCCATGGGCATGAGGCCCCCCGTCATGTCTCCTGCAGGACGATACTGA
- the LOC109865789 gene encoding BUB3-interacting and GLEBS motif-containing protein ZNF207 isoform X1 produces MGRKKKKQMKPWCWYCNRDFDDEKILIQHQKAKHFKCHICHKKLYTGPGLAIHCMQVHKETIDGVPNAIPGRVDIELEIYGMEGIPEKDMQERRRTLEQKQESQKKKQNQDDSDEDDDDDDAPGPSFVQQQMPVAQPQASYVPPMAQPSIPPGARAPGMPPGAYSGMPPMMPGHGVPPMMHGMPPGMHGMPPGMMHGMGGMMPPMMQGMPGMPPGMPPHMGHRPGIPHMAQAPTPAGMPRPAAATPAAVSKPLFPSAVQMGSHVPNTITASPSSTADSQSAASKPLFSNTPQAQQSASGAVPHNAPSTSSDPPKATFPAYTQSSASSSNPPSNTVAKPPATVTSKPATLTTMSATSKLIHPDEDISLEERRAQLPRYQRNVPRQGQVHMSAPPVAAVGGMMPPQQGMPPQQPGMRHPMHGQYGGPPQGMPGYMQGGMPPYGQGPPMGYQGGPPMGMRPPVMSPAGRY; encoded by the exons ATGGGGcgaaagaagaagaagcagatgaAGCCATGGTGCTG GTATTGTAATCGAGATTTCGATGATGAAAAGATCCTCATCCAACATCAAAAGGCCAAACATTTTAAGTGCCATATATGTCACAAGAAGTTGTACACTGGTCCAGGGCTGGCAATTCACTGTATGCAG GTTCACAAAGAGACCATCGACGGGGTCCCCAACGCTATACCTGGAAGGGTAGACATAGAGTTGGAAATCTATGGCATGGAAGGAATTCCAGAGAAGGATATGCAGGAGAGGAGACGGACATTGGAACAAAAGCAGG AGAGCCAAAAGAAGAAGCAGAATCAGGACGACTCTGACGAGGATGACGACGACGATGATGCTCCAGGCCCTTCGTTCGTTCAGCAGCAGATGCCTGTTGCCCAGCCCCAGGCTAGCTATGTCCCTCCCATGGCCCAGCCCAGCATCCCCCCTGGGGCCAGGGCTCCAGGCATGCCACCAGGAGCTTACTCAG GAATGCCCCCTATGATGCCAGGTCACGGTGTCCCGCCCATGATGCATGGGATGCCCCCTGGTATGCACGGAATGCCACCAGG CATGATGCACGGGATGGGAGGGATGATGCCTCCAATGATGCAAGGGATGCCCGGTATGCCGCCAG GAATGCCACCTCACATGGGTCACCGTCCTGGTATTCCCCACATGGCCCAGGCCCCAACCCCGGCAGGGATGCCCAGGCCCGCCGCAGCAACCCCTGCTGCCGTCAGCAAGCCCCTGTTCCCCAGCGCAGTACAG ATGGGCTCTCATGTTCCAAACACCATCACAGCCTCTCCCAGTAGCACTGCAGACTCTCAGTCTGCTGCCTCTAAGCCTCTGTTCTCTAACACTCCACAA GCCCAGCAGAGTGCCTCTGGAGCTGTGCCCCACAACGCGCCCTCCACCTCCTCTGACCCTCCCAAAGCAACATTCCCCGCCTACACCCAGTCCTCGGCCTCCTCCTCCAACCCCCCCAGTAACACTGTGGCCAAGCCCCCCGCCACAGTGACCAGTAAGCCAGCCACCCTCACCACCATGAGTGCAACCAGTAAGTTGATCCACCCTGATGAGGATATCTCACTG GAGGAGCGACGGGCTCAGTTGCCCCGGTACCAGCGTAACGTGCCCAGGCAGGGGCAGGTCCACATGTCTGCCCCTCCTGTGGCGGCCGTGGGCGGCATGATGCCCCCACAGCAGGGCATGCCCCCCCAGCAACCTGGCATGAGGCACCCCATGCACG GTCAGTATGGAGGTCCCCCCCAGGGCATGCCTGGCTACATGCAGGGCGGGATGCCTCCGTATGGGCAGGGCCCTCCGATGGGATACCAAGGAGGGCCTCCCATGGGCATGAGGCCCCCCGTCATGTCTCCTGCAGGACGATACTGA
- the LOC109865998 gene encoding uncharacterized protein LOC109865998 isoform X1: MTFHLTGVWLLLMACTVLVFCEMEFLERTQGDSTEFYCISEFSASKPIGFYLKRKWLQPNREVLFMYTEQNPVFHPDVKERIHVTGDPSTHRVNVTLSQLKGTDTDLYYCEFVFPDSSSLDQKIPSKMELFLYVVDAEDAPDSKMDVGLIETCAGGSAVLPCLAPYGIPSAMEGVCLKRRWGRAPVEVLFHSKRPFSSASFPPEERLHLGTGLGGLAYNLTLLKMQPEESAFYSCELLLPGRPDNSARLGRHVYFVSVQDVRCSCAGYAPLLYALSATVGLLLIFVMALGVAHYGKTRGDRVKPQPHQVSIYEEMVGVRPPNRNGKVSPSYHPRPPFHLEEKDASAYDTPPLRSRQENHYERPEGVPLVSETVGEM; the protein is encoded by the exons ATGACTTTTCATCTGACAGGTGTTTGGCTGCTGCTCATGGCATGTACTGTGTTGG TGTTCTGTGAAATGGAATTCCTGGAGAGAACGCAGGGTGACTCTACAGAGTTCTACTGTATCTCTGAGTTCAGTGCCTCCAAGCCCATTGGGTTCTACCTGAAACGAAAGTGGCTGCAGCCCAACAGAGAGGTCCTGttcatgtatactgaacaaaacccTGTGTTTCACCCTGACGTCAAAGAGCGCATCCATGTCACGGGAGACCCGAGTACTCACCGGGTCAACGTGACCCTCAGCCAGCtgaagggaacagacacagaccTCTACTACTGTGAGTTTGTCTTCCCCGATTCCTCCAGCTTAGATCAAAAGATTCCAAGCAAGATGGAGTTATTTCTGTACGTTGTCGATGCTG AAGATGCCCCAGACAGCAAGATGGATGTAGGCCTAATAGAGACGTGCGCCGGGGGGTCAGCTGTTCTCCCCTGCCTCGCCCCCTACGGTATCCCCTCGGCCATGGAAGGGGTATGCCTGAAGAGGCGGTGGGGCCGGGCTCCAGTGGAGGTGCTGTTCCACTCAAAGCGCCCCTTTTCCTCCGCCTCGTTCCCCCCAGAAGAAAGGCTTCACCTGGGCACGGGGCTGGGCGGCCTGGCCTACAACCTCACCCTGCTAAAGATGCAGCCGGAAGAGAGCGCCTTTTACAGCTGTGAGCTGCTGCTCCCCGGCAGGCCCGACAACAGTGCCAGGCTAGGGAGACACGTATACTTTGTATCTGTGCAAG atgttaggtgtagctgtgCGGGTTACGCTCCACTGCTCTATGCCCTTTCTGCTACTGTGGGGCTGCTACTCATCTTCGTTATGGCCCTGGGAGTGGCTCATTAT GGTAAGACCAGAGGCGACCGTGTCAAACCGCAGCCCCACCAGGTCTCCATCTACGAGGAGATGGTCGGGGTGCGGCCCCCCAACCGGAATGGAAAAGTGTCCCCCTCTTACCACCCGAGGCCTCCCTTTCATCTGGAGGAAAAGGATGCTTCTGCCTATGACACCCCCCCCCTGAGGTCTCGACAGGAAAACCACTATGAGAGGCCTGAAGGGGTACCGCTAGTATCTGAAACTGTTGGGGAGATGTGA
- the LOC109865998 gene encoding uncharacterized protein LOC109865998 isoform X2, producing the protein MTFHLTGVWLLLMACTVLVFCEMEFLERTQGDSTEFYCISEFSASKPIGFYLKRKWLQPNREVLFMYTEQNPVFHPDVKERIHVTGDPSTHRVNVTLSQLKGTDTDLYYCEFVFPDSSSLDQKIPSKMELFLYVVDADAPDSKMDVGLIETCAGGSAVLPCLAPYGIPSAMEGVCLKRRWGRAPVEVLFHSKRPFSSASFPPEERLHLGTGLGGLAYNLTLLKMQPEESAFYSCELLLPGRPDNSARLGRHVYFVSVQDVRCSCAGYAPLLYALSATVGLLLIFVMALGVAHYGKTRGDRVKPQPHQVSIYEEMVGVRPPNRNGKVSPSYHPRPPFHLEEKDASAYDTPPLRSRQENHYERPEGVPLVSETVGEM; encoded by the exons ATGACTTTTCATCTGACAGGTGTTTGGCTGCTGCTCATGGCATGTACTGTGTTGG TGTTCTGTGAAATGGAATTCCTGGAGAGAACGCAGGGTGACTCTACAGAGTTCTACTGTATCTCTGAGTTCAGTGCCTCCAAGCCCATTGGGTTCTACCTGAAACGAAAGTGGCTGCAGCCCAACAGAGAGGTCCTGttcatgtatactgaacaaaacccTGTGTTTCACCCTGACGTCAAAGAGCGCATCCATGTCACGGGAGACCCGAGTACTCACCGGGTCAACGTGACCCTCAGCCAGCtgaagggaacagacacagaccTCTACTACTGTGAGTTTGTCTTCCCCGATTCCTCCAGCTTAGATCAAAAGATTCCAAGCAAGATGGAGTTATTTCTGTACGTTGTCGATGCTG ATGCCCCAGACAGCAAGATGGATGTAGGCCTAATAGAGACGTGCGCCGGGGGGTCAGCTGTTCTCCCCTGCCTCGCCCCCTACGGTATCCCCTCGGCCATGGAAGGGGTATGCCTGAAGAGGCGGTGGGGCCGGGCTCCAGTGGAGGTGCTGTTCCACTCAAAGCGCCCCTTTTCCTCCGCCTCGTTCCCCCCAGAAGAAAGGCTTCACCTGGGCACGGGGCTGGGCGGCCTGGCCTACAACCTCACCCTGCTAAAGATGCAGCCGGAAGAGAGCGCCTTTTACAGCTGTGAGCTGCTGCTCCCCGGCAGGCCCGACAACAGTGCCAGGCTAGGGAGACACGTATACTTTGTATCTGTGCAAG atgttaggtgtagctgtgCGGGTTACGCTCCACTGCTCTATGCCCTTTCTGCTACTGTGGGGCTGCTACTCATCTTCGTTATGGCCCTGGGAGTGGCTCATTAT GGTAAGACCAGAGGCGACCGTGTCAAACCGCAGCCCCACCAGGTCTCCATCTACGAGGAGATGGTCGGGGTGCGGCCCCCCAACCGGAATGGAAAAGTGTCCCCCTCTTACCACCCGAGGCCTCCCTTTCATCTGGAGGAAAAGGATGCTTCTGCCTATGACACCCCCCCCCTGAGGTCTCGACAGGAAAACCACTATGAGAGGCCTGAAGGGGTACCGCTAGTATCTGAAACTGTTGGGGAGATGTGA